One window from the genome of Aeromonas sp. FDAARGOS 1405 encodes:
- a CDS encoding pirin family protein, translated as MMQLRAAEARGKANFGWLDARHSFSFGHYYDPEWMGHSVLRVINQDLVAPGGGFATHPHANMEILTCVLQGTIEHKDSLGHAEQIPAGDFQLMSAGSGIRHSEYNPSQTDPLSLLQIWIEPNEFGTPPGYQQKKIESRPGLTLVASPDGEAGSFWIRQQARVWRLELAPGETLEWALAGRHGYLQMISGELTANGLAARPGDGVLSRDEYRWELVATSASQALLFDLP; from the coding sequence ATGATGCAATTGAGAGCCGCAGAAGCGCGGGGCAAGGCCAACTTTGGCTGGCTGGACGCGCGCCACAGTTTCTCCTTCGGTCACTACTATGACCCGGAGTGGATGGGGCACTCGGTACTGCGGGTGATCAATCAGGATCTGGTTGCGCCGGGTGGCGGATTTGCCACCCACCCTCACGCCAATATGGAGATCCTCACCTGCGTGCTGCAAGGCACCATAGAGCACAAGGACAGCCTCGGCCATGCCGAGCAGATCCCGGCAGGGGATTTCCAGCTGATGAGCGCAGGCAGCGGGATCCGCCACAGCGAGTACAACCCCTCGCAGACGGATCCTCTCTCCCTGTTGCAGATCTGGATCGAGCCGAACGAGTTCGGCACGCCACCCGGATATCAGCAGAAGAAGATCGAGTCCAGACCGGGCTTGACGCTGGTGGCGTCACCGGATGGCGAGGCAGGATCATTCTGGATCCGCCAACAGGCCCGCGTATGGCGGCTGGAACTGGCCCCGGGCGAGACGCTCGAATGGGCACTGGCTGGCCGACACGGTTACCTGCAGATGATTTCAGGGGAGTTGACCGCTAATGGTCTGGCTGCCCGACCCGGCGACGGGGTACTCAGTCGTGATGAATACCGGTGGGAGCTGGTTGCGACCAGTGCCAGCCAAGCCCTGTTATTTGACCTACCCTGA
- a CDS encoding LysR family transcriptional regulator: protein MAKESNKERALTLEAIRVLDAIDRRGSFAAAADELGKVPSALSYTVQKLEDELDAMLFDRSGHRTKFTPAGRMLLERGRVLLEAAEHLVGETRALARGWETDITVAVDALTPLQTLFPLVERLAEQTDTRLRLRAEVLAGSWECLEDGRADLLISTINPDIMMTGIKHQVLKEEVMLYVAHPDHPLHQEPEPLADETLRRYRAIAVADTALRKPVLTYRLLDKQPRLTVSSMAEKRDALLAGIGVGTMPKSWIDEDIRAGRLKVISPEYRHQLQVVLAWRRDTMGKAKSWLVREIPKLFMAGEK from the coding sequence ATGGCCAAGGAATCGAACAAGGAGCGGGCGCTGACCCTGGAAGCCATCCGGGTACTGGACGCCATCGACCGCCGCGGCAGCTTCGCGGCGGCCGCCGACGAGCTGGGCAAGGTGCCATCAGCGCTCAGCTATACAGTGCAGAAGTTGGAGGACGAACTGGATGCCATGCTGTTTGACCGCAGCGGGCACCGCACCAAGTTCACCCCGGCCGGACGCATGCTGCTGGAGCGAGGCAGGGTGCTGCTGGAAGCAGCCGAACATCTGGTGGGCGAAACCCGGGCGCTGGCCCGTGGCTGGGAGACCGACATCACTGTCGCCGTTGATGCACTGACTCCGTTGCAAACACTTTTCCCTCTGGTTGAGCGACTGGCCGAACAGACCGATACCCGCCTGCGGCTACGGGCCGAGGTGCTGGCAGGGAGCTGGGAGTGTCTGGAAGATGGCCGTGCCGATCTGCTGATCTCCACCATCAACCCGGACATCATGATGACCGGCATCAAGCATCAGGTGCTGAAAGAGGAGGTGATGCTCTATGTCGCCCACCCTGATCATCCCCTCCACCAGGAGCCGGAACCGCTGGCAGATGAGACCCTGCGTCGCTACCGCGCCATTGCGGTCGCTGATACCGCCCTGCGTAAACCGGTGCTCACCTATCGCCTGCTGGACAAACAACCACGCCTCACCGTCAGTTCCATGGCAGAGAAACGGGATGCCCTGCTGGCGGGGATCGGGGTCGGCACCATGCCGAAGAGCTGGATTGACGAAGATATCAGGGCCGGGCGGCTCAAGGTGATCAGCCCCGAATATCGCCATCAGTTGCAAGTAGTGCTGGCCTGGCGGCGAGACACCATGGGTAAGGCCAAAAGCTGGTTGGTGCGGGAGATACCAAAACTGTTTATGGCTGGCGAAAAATGA